The Kribbella sp. HUAS MG21 genome includes the window CGACGGACGAGTTCGCCGAGGTGACGGTGAAGGCGATCGAGGCCGGGACCGACGATCTCGTGCGGTTGACGCCGGAGAACACGGTCGTCGCGTGTTCAACGCCTGAGGTGAGCAAGTTGTACGAGCAGCTCGGGTACCAGGTGATCGGGGTCGAGCCCGAGGGTACGGCGCGCCCCTGGGACGTGCTGCTGATGATTGCTGCGGGCAACGAGCAGTGGAAGGAGCTCGCGCATCCGGCGACCGTGGACGTCTTCGAGCGGTACGCCCTGGACGCGCACGTCGCGCGCTGCGTCAACGACCCGGTGGTCGGCGACGACGGCGGGCTGACCACGACGCGCGACTACAAGACGTACGCCGACGCGTTCGAGACCGCGGCCGACCGGAAATGGCTGCAGATCAAGGACTTCGTGCGGCCCGGCCGGATCCTCGACATCGGCTGCGCGACCGGCGCGACCCTGCAGCTGGTCGACGCGGACCCGCGCTTCCACGAGTCGGACCTGATCGGCGTCGAGGTCGCCCGGCACCTGTACGCCGAGTGCGTGCACAAGAAGGAGCAGGGCCTCTTCGGCAACCCGAACGTCTACTTCTACCAGCGCAACATGCTCGGCTCCGCGGTCTTCCCGCCGCGCTCGATCGACACCACGCTGACGCTCGCGCTGACCCACGAGATCTGGTCGTACGCCGACGGTTCGCGCCCGGAAACGGTGCAGCGGTTCGCGGACGCGCTCTACGCGCACACGGCACCGGGCGGAGTGTGGATCAACTCCGACGTGTGCGGGCCGGACGAGCCGGAGCGTTCCGTCGTACTGACGCTGGACGACAGCGACGGCGAGAACCCGGACGATGTCGTCGTACTCGAGGCGCTCGGCGACCCCGCGGCGTACGTCGGGAAGCTGTCGACGCGGGCGCGGTTCTTCCAGTTCGCGCACGACTTCCGGCGGAACGCGAAGGTGCCGTTCGGGTACGACGTCCGCGGCGACGGGTTCGTGCTGCGGCTGGCCGACGCGATGGACTTCCTCACCCGGAAGGACTACGTCGACAACTGGCTGAGCGAGACCCACGAACAGTTCTGCGGCCTGAACTTCGCCGGCTGGTCAGCCGTCGCCGAACGCGCCGGCTTCACGATCGACCCGTCCTCGAAGAGCTGGCGCAACGACTGGGTCGTCGACAACCGCATCAGCCCGGTCGCCGCCATCACCACCCCCGACGGCGACCGCGTCGACTGGCCGGTCACGCACCAACTGCTGATCGCGCGCCGCTGACGCGGCTTGCCAGCTCAGCTGGAGGGTTGCCCCCTCAGATTTTCAGTGGGCAACCCTCCAGTTGAAGGGATGCCCCCTGATCTGGAGGGTTCGCCCGAGGTGCGCGGAGCGCGGGTGCGCGGGTGCGGAGCGCGGGTGCGGAGCGCGGGTGCGGAGCGCGGGTGCACGGGTGCGCGCGGGTGCGCGGCGCGGTGCGCGCGGGTGCGCGCGGGTGCGCGCGGGTGCGCGCGGGTGCGCGCGGGTGCGCGCGGGTGCGCGCGGGTGCGCGCGGGGTGGGGCCGGGGGTTAGGTGATTTCGAGGTGGAGGGTGCCGGCGAGGGGGCGTACGGCGAGGGTGTGTGGACCGCGCTGGATGGT containing:
- a CDS encoding class I SAM-dependent methyltransferase, whose amino-acid sequence is MYLLFPGRHHVLTRFQGEFLREHAERTVVWAVTSANHQTTKRNPVPFHRREAAIERFSVVEGIRSLVVGVVDTPPTDEFAEVTVKAIEAGTDDLVRLTPENTVVACSTPEVSKLYEQLGYQVIGVEPEGTARPWDVLLMIAAGNEQWKELAHPATVDVFERYALDAHVARCVNDPVVGDDGGLTTTRDYKTYADAFETAADRKWLQIKDFVRPGRILDIGCATGATLQLVDADPRFHESDLIGVEVARHLYAECVHKKEQGLFGNPNVYFYQRNMLGSAVFPPRSIDTTLTLALTHEIWSYADGSRPETVQRFADALYAHTAPGGVWINSDVCGPDEPERSVVLTLDDSDGENPDDVVVLEALGDPAAYVGKLSTRARFFQFAHDFRRNAKVPFGYDVRGDGFVLRLADAMDFLTRKDYVDNWLSETHEQFCGLNFAGWSAVAERAGFTIDPSSKSWRNDWVVDNRISPVAAITTPDGDRVDWPVTHQLLIARR